The Arthrobacter zhaoxinii sequence CGTCGTCTTCGTTCCCTCGGCAATCTCCATCGCCTGGTACACGGTCTTCGGCGGCACCGCCATCTGGATGAACCAGAACGGGGTGGACCTGACCGTGAAGGACAACGGCGAGAACGTCATGTTCGATCTGCTGGCCAACCTGCCGCTCAGCTCGCTGACGCCCATCGTATGCATGCTCGCGATTATGGTCTTCTTCGTCACCGCCGCGGACTCGGCCGCCAACGTCATGGGCTCGATGTCCCAGTCGGGCCGGCCCGTGCCCTCGAAATCGGTGACCATCATCTGGTCGGCGGCACTCGGGCTGATCGCCTTGTTCCTGCTGCTGGCGGGGGGCCACAACGCCCTCTCGGGACTCCAGGCCATCATGGTGACCTGTGCCCTGCCGTTCACCATCATCCTCGTCGGCGTGATGGTGTCCTGGGCCAAGGACCTGCGCAACGACCCGCTGATGATCCGGCGCCGGTACGCGCTGGAGGCCATCAACGGCGGCGTGCGCCGCGGCATCGACGAGCACGGCGACGACTTCGTCTTCGGCACCGCGCACGTGCCGGAGGCTGAAGGCGCCGGTGCCGACTTTGAGAGCGACGACCCCGCCCTCACCGAGTGGTACACGGATAACGTGCAGAACCCGGACGTAGTGGAGGGCCCGGAGGAGGAGCATTCGGGCAAGGTGAAAGCCGGCGCCGTCGAATAACGCTCTTGCCGAACTGAAAGCGGAAGCGGGAACCACAGGGTTCCCGCTTCCGCTTTCGTCTACCCTGCCGTCGGGCTACGCGGGCCTTTACTTCGCCACAAGCTCCGGGTGGTGTAGTTGAGCCACCTGCGGGTGTGCCCGCAGCCAGCCCTTCAGGACATTGGCGCCGTAGGAGGCCAGCATGGGGTTGTCCGGATCATCGGAGATGCCGCGGGACTGTGCAGCCAGCTCGGCGGGAAGCTGCACGGGGTCGATCACCGAGTCCAGCCGCGGGGACCAGAAGAACGGGATGGCGTATCGGTCCACGCCCGGCGCCGGAGCCAGCACACGGTGGATGGTGGCGGAAAGGTAGCCCTGGGTGGCCACCTCAAGCATTTCGCCCAGGTTGACCACCAGCGCGCCGGGAATCGGTTCCACCGGGAGCCAGACATCCGACTCGTGCGGTTTCACTTCCAGTCCGCCCACCGAATCCTGCAGGAGCAGGGTGATGAAACCATAGTCGGCATGCGCGCCGACACCTTGGGTGCCGGCTTCCTTCACCACGCCGCCCACGTAGTGGATGAGCTTGGCCATCCAGGCCGGGGTGTCCTCGAAGGGCTCGGCGAAGTGGTCCTCGGGCAGTTCCAGGGACACCGCGATGGCACTGAGCAGTTCCGCCCCCACCCAGCTCATGGACTCGGCCCAGTCCATGGCGGTGGCCCGAAGTTCGGGGAGTACCTGGTCCGGGAACTGGTTGGGCCCCTGGACCAGCCAGTACGGCTGGTCCGCCGGGTAGTCCGCCACGGGGGCGCGCTCGGGACCGAAGTCCACCTGCTCCCGGGCATCCGGGCGGCCCTTGGTGATTTCGGTGCCGAGCCGGGTGTAGCCGCGGAAGTGCGGGGAATTGCGGTTATCCAGGGCCAATCGGTCCTCGAGCGGCAGGTCGAAGAACCGCTTGGTGATGTCGAACAGCTCCTCCACCCGGGCCTGCGCGGCGCCATAGCCGACCAGCTGGAAGAAGCCGATCCGGTGTGTGGCATCACGCAGTTGGTCGATGAACTCGGGATTGAAGGAGCCGTCGGCACTGCGTGCCGTGCTCAGGTCGAGGACGGGGATTGACTCTGGAATAGCGTTCATAGCGGCAAGCTATCACCGGGCCTGTCAAGTCGAAACCAAATGTTACGAAGTGCTATGAATCACGTCCCGGCGTTTCATCCCAGCCGGCCGGGCTGCCGGAAATTGGGTGTTCCGCCCGGGATGGGATGCAATAGAAACAGGTCTATCGAAAGGGACACCCGTGGAGAACGACGCCGTGAACGACAACTTGTACGACATTCCCCTCACCATGCTGGACGGCACCGAGACCACCTTCGGAGAGCTGTTCCGCGGCAAGGCCGTGCTGGTGGTCAACGTGGCCTCGCGCTGCGGATTCACTTCCCAGTACGAGGGGCTGCAGGCGCTCTACGAAACGTACGAGGAACGGAACTTCAGCATCCTCGGCGTGCCCAGCAACTCCTTCGCCGGACAGGAGCCGGGCACGAACGAGGACATTGCCGAGTTCTGCTCGCGGAACTTCGGCGTCACCTTCCCGCTGACCGCCAAGACCGACGTCAACGGACCACACCGGCACCCGCTCTACGCCCTCCTGACCCGGTTCCATGACGGGGAACTGGGCGATGACATCGGCTGGAACTTCGAGAAATTCCTGATCACCGACAGCGGTGAGGTTGTCGGCCGCTTCGCGTCCAAGGTTGCCCCCGGGGCGCCGGAAATGCAGGAATCAATCGAAGCGGTCCTGCGCCTGGAGTAGGCGGGGCCGGGCGGAACGGCCTGGACAACGACGGCGTCGTCCAGGCCGGGCCGGCTTAGTTCCGGAGCGCGTTGCCTTCGGCGTCCAGATAATCCCGCCAGGACCGCTTCGGCTGCCAGCCGAGTAGCTTGCGGGCTTTTGCGCTGGAAATCCCGGAGGCATCCGGGCGGTCGAGGCCGCGCAGCTGAATCTGGTCGCCGTAGTTCTCCGACAGGATCTGCGCAAAGTCGTGGCCGCCGACGTTGTCGGGCGAGGCGATGTAGAAAAGCTCGTGGCCGGGCAGGTCCGATTCGGTGGCAAGCACAATGGCGTCGGCCAGATCGTACACATCCACATAGCTCCACAAACCGGGGCTCAGTACCGAACTGTCCCGGACCTGGGGCCCAAGGTTCAGTTCGTAATTACCCTCGAACTGCACCCAGCTGGGCCGGATGGAGATGCACTGGATGTCGGAGCGGGCAACCGCGGCGTCCATCAGCTGTTCGCCGAAGTGCTTCGAGAGCGCATACGGGTCCTGGGGGTGCACCGGATGCTCTTCGTCCACCGGCGCGTAGTCCGGGAGGAAATCACGTTCGGGGAAGAAGAACCCGGGCACGGTTTCACTGGAAATGTAGACGAAGCGCTTCACTCCGAAGCGGACAGCGGCTTCCAGGATGTTGAACGTGCCCATGAGGTTGTTCTGGAAAACGACATGGGCGGGGTGGCCGGTGGGTTCCGGAATCGCGGCCACGTGCACCACGGCCTCCGCACCGCGGACGACGGCGAAGGCCTGGCCCGCGTCGGTGAGATCGGCCTTCATGTACTGAGGGGCTCCCGGCAGCTTGCGTTCGAAACCGGGCTGCGAGAGGTCGGTGGTCATGACCTCGTGCCCGGCGTCCAGCATGGCTTGAGTGACGGCGCGGCCTACTTTTCCGTGGGCGCCGGTAATGAGGACTTTCATGGATTCTCCTGGGGTTGCTGAGGATGCCGACAATACCGCCAACTACGGCCGGGCATTGCCTTTATTTCCCCACAAGCTCCGGGTGGCACATCTGGGCCACCTGCCGGGAGCGGCCTAGACGACGACGGCGTCGTCCGCCGCTTCCCCGGCCGCCATGGCCACCCAGCGTTCAAAGAAGGCCGCGCCGGCGTCGTCGTGGATCAGCGATCCGGCGGTCAGCACCGGATAGGGCCGTACCGGGACGCCGTCGGCCGGCCGTACATCAACGTGCGCGACGTCGTACCCCAGCGCGTGCAGTTCATCGGCCATGGCGTAATCGGTGCGGGAATCGCCGACCGTCCGCCACATCTGCGGAACCGGTGTTCCGTCGGCTTCCAGCAGGGACAGTGCGCGGCGGGCACCCAGGTCCTTGCCCACGCCCATGGCTTCAATGTCCGTGGAGATGATGGTCGGATCAATCCGGAAGGCCACCGCTCCGGAGGCGTCCGGGATCGAGTGCTCCAGCCGCCGGCCGCCCATCCCGGCCAGGGACATCTGCTCCAGGGCGTCGGCGTCGAAGCGGCGCTGGTCGGTGAGGTAGTCGGCGTTGTCCACTTCCACGTGCTGCTCCACGGACACCATGGCCAGCTTCGTTTCGTCGAAGAACATGGTTCCGGAGTACTTGGCGGCCACCAGGTCGCGGATGGCTTCGGCGTAGTCACCGGGGACCTTCAGCTCAGGATCCACCTGGGACTGCTGCGGACCGGCTCCGTCGAAGGAGAACCAGACGGCGCCCTTTTCGCAGACCGCGTGCAGCAGCACCCCCTCCGGCAGCCCGGCGGCCATCATCGGCTGCATGACCTGCTCGCGGATAAAGGCATCGGACCGGCCCGTGTTGAAGATGACCGGCCAGCCAGCGTTCGCCAGGGTCACCAGGTTCCGGATGATGGAGGGACGGACGCTCCGGGAGACGGGGCTGGCCACGGGGCCGTCGACGTCGAGCAGGAGACCGATTCGGGCAGCAGAGGTGTTCACCTCCCCAGTATCCCGTGTCCGGAGGCCGGACCGCATTTTGAGGTCACGGACACGGAAATAAGGGGATATTCGGAGGTTTTGAGCGCGGCGCGCCCGAGCACCTCTGTTTCTTTGGTTGCGGATGTTCTCTACTCTGTATTAGTGATCTTCAAAGCTGTTGGCGACATACGCCCCTACCCTGACCATGGATACGTGACCCCGAAGGACTGGGCAGCGGTACCTCCCCGGCAGGTGCGCCTGGATGACCTGGTGACCACGAAGGCCACGCTGGACCTCGGTGCACTGCTGGCCGAGGACTCCACCTTTTTCGGAGACCTGTTTCCGCACGTTGTCCAATGGAAGGGAACTATGTACCTCGAAGACGGACTGCACCGGGCCGTAAGGACGGCATTGCACCAGCGGACCATACTGCACGCACGCGTGCTGGTCCTCGATGACTAAGGAACCCCCCGAGGGGCGTCACCGCGGCAACTCCGCGAAGAACGATCCGCGGGAATGGCACGGGCACCGGATCATCACCGGCGGTGAGCTTGGAGAGGTGTTCGCACCCACCGACGAGCCGGAGCTGGTACGGCGTGCGAAGCGGCGCAGGCGGCTGCACAACTCGGTGGTCGGGTTCCTCGCGGTCCTCGTGCTGCTGGCGGCGGTCCTGGCACAGGGATTGATTTCGGGGTGGGTACGGCTGCCGAGCGCAGCACCCGATACCCCGGTGGGTCCGGTGGACGAATGTCCGGCCGGGCCTTTTCCGTATCTGGACCCCGGTACCGTGACGCTCAATGTCTACAACGCGACCGCGTCGCCGGGCCTGGGCGGAATCGCGGGAAGCGCCCTGAGTGAGCGCGGTTTCCGGGTGGAGAACGTGGGCAACAGCAGTGTGAACCGAGCCGGCATGACGGCGCTGGTGGTGTCGGGTAGTTCCGGCCTCGCCGCCGCCTACACGGTGCAGCAGCATCTTCCCGGCACCGACTATGTGCTGGATGAGCGGACGGATGCCTCCGTGGACGTGGTCATCGGTTCCGCTTACGAGGGCCTCACCCCGCCGGAGCAGGCGGTTGACGCTGGCCCGGGTGCGCTGAGCTGCCCGGGGTCCGCGACGCCGGACGAGTAAGGGTGCCGTCGTCCTGCTGTGTCCGGCCGGCGTCGAGCGGGAAGGGGCTGCCCTGGCTCCCTAGCATCCGTCCGGGCCGCAGGCCGGTCCGTCTACTGACGCCGGCGTCAGGTTCACCAGCGGATGGGATTCCTGCCAGGCCTGTTCCAGGGCCGAGGAGAACAAGTCGGCCGGCTGCGCGCCGGAAATGCCGTACTTGTCATCGAGCACAAAGAACGGAACGCCGCTGATCCCGAGGGACCGGGCCTGCGCGATGTCAGCGCGAACGGCGTCGGCGTATTCATCCGTGGCCAGCATTGCCTTCACCCGGTCAGCAGACAGGCCGATACCGGTGCCGATCTGCACCAGGTCTTCAGCTGCGCCGATGTCCATGCCCTTTTCGAAGTGGGCCGAAAGCAGCGCTTCCTTGGCGGCGTCGGCACCCTCCAGTCCGGCTTCAGCGCCGGCGAGGTGGATCAGCCGGTGGGCGGAAAAGCTGTTGGCCACGACGAGGGAGTCGTAGTCGTAGGACAGTCCCTCGCCGGCGGCCTGGACGGTGACCTGATCCAGCATGCCGGCGAGCTGCCCGGGGTCGATGCCCTTGCGCTCGCTGAGGTATTCGACCTCGGTACCGTCAAAGTGTTCGGGCAGGGACGGGTCCAGCTGGAAGCTGTGCCAGCGGACCTCCACTTCGTCCCGGTGCGGAAAGCGGGCCAGCGCGGTCTCGAAGCGGCGCTTGCCGATGTAGCACCACGGGCAGGCAATGTCGGACCAGATATCAATCTTCATATCCGGTGCAACGCAGAAAGGACCGGGAGCCATTCCCGCGGGGGATGCGGTAATGACTCCCGGTCCTTGCCGAGGCGGATACTGAAGCGGTATCCGCCTCACCCCTCAGGGCTAGGCCGCGGCCAGTTCCTGCGATTCATGCAGGAACCGGGCGTAGGCAGGCACGGTGAGGAAGGTGGGGAAATGTTCCCCGCAGGCGACTTCCTCAAAGAGCTCGCGGGCGTCGTCGAAGCGGTCTCCGTCGAAGCGCTGCAGGTTCGTGAACTCCTCGTCGAGCAGCTCCTGGACCCACTGGTGCGTGACAATCTCGCCTTCGTCGGTCACGGCCGAGCAGTGGATCCACTGCCAGATCTGCGAGCGGGAGATTTCCGCCGTGGCAGCGTCTTCCATCAGGTTGTTGATGGCGGCCGCACCGTTGCCGCGCAGCCAGGACTCGATGTAGCGGATGCCCACCTCGATGTTGCTGCGGATGCCGGCCTCGGTGATGACGCCGGGGGTGGCAGCGATGTTGAGCAGTGCCTTGTCGTTGGGCACTACGTCTTCGCGGGTTTTTTCCAGCTGGTTGGGGCGGTCGCCGAGCACGCCGTCGAACACCTCCATGGCCACCGGCACCAGGTCCGGGTGCGCCACCCACGATCCGTCGAAACCGTCGCCGGCCTCGCGGGTCTTGTCGGCGCGCACCTTCTCCATGGCGACGTCGTTGGCTGCGGCGTCTTTGCGGTTAGGGATGAAGGCCGCCATGCCGCCGATGGCGTGGGCGCCGCGGCGGTGGCAGGCGCGGACCAGCTGCTCGGTGTAGGAACGCATGAACGGTGCGGTCATGGTGACCATGTTGCGGTCCGGCAGCACGAACCGGGGGCCGCGGGTGCGGAAGTTCTTGATGACCGAGAAGATGTAGTCCCAGCGGCCGGCGTTCAGCCCGGCGGCGTGGTCCCGCAGTTCGTAGAGGATTTCCTCCATCTCGAAGGCTGCGGTGATGGTTTCGATCAGGACCGTGGCACGGATGGTTCCCTGCGGCATGCCGAGCAGGTCCTGGGCGAGGACAAAGATGTCATTCCAGAGCCGTGCCTCGAGGTGGTTTTCAATCTTGGGCAGGTAGAAGTACGGTCCGCGGCCCTGCGAAATGAGGCGCTGGGCGTTGTGGAAGAAGTACAGGCCGAAGTCCACGAGGCCACCGGCGATCGGGGTGTTGTCCACCAGCATGTGCTTTTCCGGCAGGTGCCAGCCGCGGGGGCGGACCACGATGGTGGGCAGATCGGTGAGGGACGTGCCCCGCACCCGGTACTCCTTGCCCTCCGGGGACGTGAAGTCGATGCGGCGGTCCAGGGCGTCGCGCAGGTTCAGCTGGCCGTTGACCACGTTGGACCACGACGGCGTGGAGGAGTCCTCCATGTCCGCCAACCAGACCTTGGCGCCGGAATTCAGTGCATTGATGGTCATTTTCCGGTCCACCGGGCCGGTGATTTCCACTCGGCGGTCCTCCAGCCCCGGCGCCGTGGGGGCCACCCGCCAGGAGTCGTCCTCGCGGATGCTGCGGGTTTCGGCCAGGAACGCGGGGTCGGCGCCGTTGGAAATCTGCTGGCGGCGGGCCTGCCGCTGCTGAAGGAGTTCCTGCCGGCGGGAGGCCGTGGCCCGGTGCAGCGCCTTGACGAAATCCAACGCCTGCGGGGTGAGGATTTCCTCCTGCCGCCGCACTGCGGGTGCGGTGAGGGAAATGCCGTTCAGGGTGATCGGGTCATTCATGGCGCTCTCCTTGGGATCTTTCAAGACTGAAGGGTGATGCTGCGGGGGCGCGGCTGCGGCTGCAGCCGCGCCCCCGCGGGACCGCGGTAAGCGGGACAGCGGTTTAGTGGAACTGGCTGGACTCCGTGGAACCGGCCAGGGCCAGGGTGCTGCCTTCGGGGTTCAGCGCGGTGGCGATGGCGTCGAAGTAGCCGGTGCCGACTTCGCGCTGGTGCTTGGTGGCGGTGTAGCCGCGGGACTCGGAGCCGAACTCCTTTTCCTGCAGTTCCACGTAGGCGCTCATGCCGGAGCGGGCGTAGCCGTGGGCCAGATCGAACATGGAGTAGTTCAGGGCGTGGAAGCCGGCCAGGGTGATGAACTGGAACTTGAAGCCCATGGCACCGAGTTCGCGCTGGAACTTGGCGATGGTCTCGTCGTCGAGGTGCTTCTTCCAGTTGAAGGACGGGGAGCAGTTGTACGCCAGCATCTGGTCGGGGAATTCGGAGCGGACGGACTCGGCGAACTTGCGGGCCAGCTCCAGGTCCGGGGTGCCGGTTTCCATCCAGATCAGGTCCGAGTAGGGGGCATAGGCCTTGGCCCGGGCGATGCAGGGTTCAATGCCGTTGCGGACCTTGTAGAAGCCCTCGGCGGTGCGAACTGGCTCTCCGTTTTCACGGATGATGAACTCCGAGTCCCGCTCGTCGACGTCGGACGTGATCAGGGTGGCTGCCTCGGCGTCGGTGCGGGCGATGACCACGGTGGGGGTACCGGCGACGTCGGCCGCGAGGCGGGCGGCGTTCAGGGTGCGGATGTGCTGGCCGGTGGGGATGAGGACCTTGCCGCCGAGGTGGCCGCACTTCTTCTCCGAGGCAAGCTGGTCTTCCCAGTGCACGCCGGAGGCACCGGAGGTGATCATGGCCTTCATCAGTTCGTAGGCGTTCAGCGGGCCGCCGAAGCCGGCCTCGGCGTCGGCCACGATCGGCACCAGGTAATCCTCGACCGTGGAGATGCCTTCGGCGAATTCGATCTGGTCTGCACGCAGCAGGGCGTTGTTGATGCGGCGGACCACGGTGGGAACCGAGTTGGCCGGATAGAGCGACTGGTCCGGGTAGGTGTGGCCGGAGTTGTTCGCATCGGCGGCTACCTGCCAGCCGGAGAGGTAAATGGCCTTCAGACCGGCCTTGACCTGCTGGACGGCCTGGTTGCCGGTGAGGGCACCCAGGGCATTGGTGTAGCCGTCATCGCCGGCGTTGCGGAGCTGGTCCCAGAGCTTTTCGGATCCGCGGCGGGCCAGCGTGTGCTCCTCCTGGACGCGGCCCCGCAGCTTCACGACGTCGTCGGCGGTGTAGTCGCGCTCGATGCCGTCCCAGCGGGGATTGGTCTCCCAGTCGGACGTGAGCTGTTCGGCGGTGGGGGCGGTGTTCTGGTCCTGGCTCATTGCTTGTATCTCCTTGAAGTTCATCCCTGCGAACCGGTCCGCTTCAACCGGAATTTCGTGCTGTGAACTAAGCCTGTGCCAACAACAACCCCTCTTCTAGGGTTTATCTCTGGAAAGAAACGCAGTTCTTCGCGTAATCTGAAAATGTGACGCCTACTACATGGAATAGACCCGCTCCGGACTCCCCGAAGGGCGGATTGGGGCCCGACGCCGAGCGGACGCTGGATGTCATCAGCCTCGGCCGCCGCGTCCGGCACCTGCGCAAGGCCAAGGGCATGACGCTCGATGACCTGGGTGCCGCCGTCGGAACGGTGGCGTCCCAGCTGTCCCTGATTGAGAACGGCAAGCGCGAGCCCAAGCTCGGCATGATGCAGGCGCTGGCGGCGGCCCTCGAGGTCAGCATCGACTCGCTGCTGGGAGCCGAGCCGCCGAGCCAGCGCGCTGCCTTGGAAATCGAACTCGAGCGGGCGCAGCGCGGGCCGCTTTATGCCTCCCTCGGCCTGCCCAAGGTGCGGATCGGGTCGCGGCTGCCGACCGACGTCCTGGAATCCCTGGTGGGCCTGCAGGCCGAGCTTGAGCGACGGCTTAACGACCAGATGGCCACCCCCGAGGAGGCGCGCCGGGCCAACGGAGAGCTGCGGGCAATGATGCGGGAGCGGAACAACTACTTCCCGGAATATGAGGCCGAAGCGCAGAAGGTGCTGGATTCGGTGGGGCACACGTCCGGCCCGCTGTCGCAGCACGTGATCGCCGATATCGCCGCGCACCTGGGGTTCAGCCTCCACCACGTGAACGACCTGCCGCACTCCACCCGCTCCGTCACCGACCTGAAGAACCGGCGTATCTACCTGACCCAGTCACAGCGCTCGGACCACGATCCGCGGTCGGTGCTGCTGCAGGCCCTGGGCCATTACGTACTTCAGCACCAGACGCCGAGCAGCTACGGCGAGTTCCTGGGCCAGCGGGTGGCCACGAACTACTTCGCCGCCGCCCTATTGCTGCCGGAGAAGGCCACGGTGGAGTTCCTGCAGCGGGCCAAGGCTGCCAAGGAAATAGCCGTGGAGGACATCCGGGATGCCTTCGCGGTGTCCTATGAAACGGCCGCCCACCGGTTTACCAACCTCGCCACGGAGCATCTGGGCATCCCCACCCACTTCCAGAAGGTGCACGAGAGCGGCATCGTCTACAAGGCCTATGAGAACGACGGCGTGACCTTCCCCGCCGACCACACCGGCGCCATCGAGGGCCAGCCGATCTGCCGGTACTGGACGTCGCGGGAAGTGTTTTCGGTGCCCGACCAGTTCAGTGCGTTCAACCAGTACACCGACACCCCGGCCGGCACGTACTGGTGCACCGCCCGGATTGAACGGGGATCGGCCGGCAAGTTCTCGCTCAGCATCGGGGTGCCGTACCAGCACGTGAAGTGGTTCCGCGGGCGGGACACCACCGCGCGGTCTCGCTCCCGCTGTCCTGATCCGGACTGCTGCCGTACCCCGCCGGGGGAGCTGGCCTCGCAGTGGTCCGGGTTCGCGTGGCCCAGCGCCCGGGCGCATTCGCACCTGCTCGCCGCCCTGCCGCCCGGTGCCTTCCCCGGCGTGGATGAGACCGAGGTGTATTCCTTCCTGCAGGCGCATTCGGAGCAATGACGCGAAGCCGGTTCCGCGGCTAGGGTGTAGCCATGCCCGAGATGCCCGAAGTGCAGGGACTGGCCGATTTCCTGCGGTCCAAGCTGCTCCCGCCCGACGCGCCGGCCGCGGTGATTGCCGACGTCGAGGTGCTGTCCTTCCCGGTGCTGAAGACTGCGGCGGTGCCGTTGGAGGAGCTGTACGCGGGGCCGGTGTCCGACGTCGAGCGGCGGGGGAAGTTCCTGATCCTCACTGTCGGCGGCGTGCATCTGGTGATGCATCTGGCCAAGGCCGGCTGGCTCCGCTGGTCCGATGCCCTGAAGCCGGGGCATCTGCGCCCGGGCAGGGGACCGATGGCCCTGCGGGTGCGCTTTGCTGCCTCCGGTGACGGTGCAGCCGGGCCTGGCTTCGACCTCACCGAAGCCGGCACTCGGAAGTCGCTGGCGGTCTACGTTGTCCGGGACCTCGCGGACGTACCAGGGATTGCCCGGCTGGGTCCCGAAGCGCTCGACGTCGGTGCGGCGGCCTTTACGGAACTGGTGACTTCGCACCGCGGCCAGATCAAGGGACTGCTGCGGGACCAGTCGGTCATCGCGGGGATCGGCAATGCCTACAGCGACGAGATCCTGCATGCAGCGCACCTGTCACCCTTTGCCATCGGCGCCAAGCTGGGGACGGACGAAGTGCAGAGGTTGTTTGAAGCGATGGGAGCCGTTCTGGACTCCGCGATCGAGAATGCCGCCGGCCGTCCCGCGGCGGAGCTGAAGGACTCCAAGCGCCAGGCCATGCGGGTGCATGCCCGGACCGGCGAGCCCTGCCCGGTGTGTGGTGACACCGTCCGCGAGGTGGCCTTCGCGGATTCCTCGCTGCAGTACTGCCCCACCTGCCAGACCGGGGGCAAGCTGCTGGCGGACCGGCGGATGTCCCGGCTGCTGAAGTAGCTGCGCGGCCAATCAAAGGGGGGAGTGCATTCAATGGACTATGTCGACGGGAGTCGGTTCGGGCCACTTGCGCGGAGCTATAGGGATGCAGCAACCTGAGGTTATACGTGGACATTGTGTGGTCATGCGACAACAAATTCTGTGTTATCGTAAATCCGGCCGATTGGTGTAACGGGTAACACGTCATCATGAGATGAAGTTTCCAGGTTCGATTCCTGGGTCGGCGGAGTGCAGGAGAAATCACCCTGCATTGCGCCGACCTAGGAATCATAGGTAAGGGCGGCTGATGCAGGACCTCTTCTCGGCCCATATGGGTAACCACAAGGCGTTGGACCGTGCTTTCGATGTAGTGTCGCGTGCGTGTAAGGATGCGATTCGTCGTGAAGATACCGATGAGATTGATGCTCTTACTAAAACTTGTGCCTTTCTTCTTGGGGCCAAGATGGAGAATCGATTGTTCCGTCTGGTCTACGAGGATGGCGCGTTTGGCGACAGTGCAATCGCAGGTATTATCGGGGCAAGGTCTATAGAGCAGGCTTGGAAAACCGCGATTACCGAAGCTTTTGCGAAGCGCTACCAAGTCCGGCCAGAACGGGTCCCTTCGGGATTAGGGTTTACGGACCGGGAGCGATATAAAGAGCTAATCCGAATTGTTGATAAGCAGCTTGTCCCCGTCATAACTTTGCGGAACATTCTCGCGCACGGGCAATGGCATCGGGCGTTGAACTCTGAGCGAAGTCGAGTCGATACGTCTCGCATGAACATTATGATGACCACTCGGCTATGGCACCTAATGGTGCGTGCCAATTTGCTGGAGCATCTAGTCAGACTCGTTCACGATTTGGCGGTAACTAGGGATGCCTTCGAGCGTGACTTTGATAAACACTGGGCCGATCTGAACGCCGCAAGTCAGAGGCTCGAGCAAAATAACTATGCAGTTTGGGAAGAGAACTTGGTGAGACGCTACTCAAAACGACCGAAGACTGCTCGCCGAGTTGCTCGAGGTTGAACATCCCTGCACTTGTAAAGGTTAAAGGGAACGGATAACCCGATTGGGCTATCCGAGAATATACAGAACGTCAGCGCGACGTGCTAAGTAGCCGACTGCTATGGCTTTGTTCGATACACGACAGCGGGCCCCGGATTTCTCCGGGACCCGCTCTTCGTTCCAGTACAGCGCTACGTGTTAGCCGCGGCCACCGCCGTGGCCGCCGCCGTGACCGTTGCCGCCCTT is a genomic window containing:
- the aceA gene encoding isocitrate lyase, yielding MSQDQNTAPTAEQLTSDWETNPRWDGIERDYTADDVVKLRGRVQEEHTLARRGSEKLWDQLRNAGDDGYTNALGALTGNQAVQQVKAGLKAIYLSGWQVAADANNSGHTYPDQSLYPANSVPTVVRRINNALLRADQIEFAEGISTVEDYLVPIVADAEAGFGGPLNAYELMKAMITSGASGVHWEDQLASEKKCGHLGGKVLIPTGQHIRTLNAARLAADVAGTPTVVIARTDAEAATLITSDVDERDSEFIIRENGEPVRTAEGFYKVRNGIEPCIARAKAYAPYSDLIWMETGTPDLELARKFAESVRSEFPDQMLAYNCSPSFNWKKHLDDETIAKFQRELGAMGFKFQFITLAGFHALNYSMFDLAHGYARSGMSAYVELQEKEFGSESRGYTATKHQREVGTGYFDAIATALNPEGSTLALAGSTESSQFH
- a CDS encoding helix-turn-helix domain-containing protein, with translation MTPTTWNRPAPDSPKGGLGPDAERTLDVISLGRRVRHLRKAKGMTLDDLGAAVGTVASQLSLIENGKREPKLGMMQALAAALEVSIDSLLGAEPPSQRAALEIELERAQRGPLYASLGLPKVRIGSRLPTDVLESLVGLQAELERRLNDQMATPEEARRANGELRAMMRERNNYFPEYEAEAQKVLDSVGHTSGPLSQHVIADIAAHLGFSLHHVNDLPHSTRSVTDLKNRRIYLTQSQRSDHDPRSVLLQALGHYVLQHQTPSSYGEFLGQRVATNYFAAALLLPEKATVEFLQRAKAAKEIAVEDIRDAFAVSYETAAHRFTNLATEHLGIPTHFQKVHESGIVYKAYENDGVTFPADHTGAIEGQPICRYWTSREVFSVPDQFSAFNQYTDTPAGTYWCTARIERGSAGKFSLSIGVPYQHVKWFRGRDTTARSRSRCPDPDCCRTPPGELASQWSGFAWPSARAHSHLLAALPPGAFPGVDETEVYSFLQAHSEQ
- a CDS encoding DNA-formamidopyrimidine glycosylase family protein, with protein sequence MPEMPEVQGLADFLRSKLLPPDAPAAVIADVEVLSFPVLKTAAVPLEELYAGPVSDVERRGKFLILTVGGVHLVMHLAKAGWLRWSDALKPGHLRPGRGPMALRVRFAASGDGAAGPGFDLTEAGTRKSLAVYVVRDLADVPGIARLGPEALDVGAAAFTELVTSHRGQIKGLLRDQSVIAGIGNAYSDEILHAAHLSPFAIGAKLGTDEVQRLFEAMGAVLDSAIENAAGRPAAELKDSKRQAMRVHARTGEPCPVCGDTVREVAFADSSLQYCPTCQTGGKLLADRRMSRLLK